One window from the genome of Spiractinospora alimapuensis encodes:
- a CDS encoding enoyl-CoA hydratase-related protein, whose protein sequence is MTATDTDTEAQVLVEHTGDGTAIVRINRPEARNALSMSLRHELADAFHALAGDDTVKAVVLTGSDRDFAAGADIRSMMGVGAVEMYQRHTERLWAAIGDFPRPVIAAIRGNALGGGLELAMNADIIIAGESANLGQPEVRLGIMPGAGGTQRLIRAVGKFQAMRLCLTGETITAAEALTWGLVSSVVPDDEVLTEATRMAKKIAHLPTVAVEHIKEALLLGEDAPLSTALALERKSLQVLFSSEDKEEGMAAFVERRRPEFHGR, encoded by the coding sequence ATGACCGCGACCGACACCGACACCGAGGCGCAGGTTCTCGTCGAGCACACGGGAGACGGGACGGCGATCGTCCGGATCAACCGTCCCGAAGCTCGCAATGCCCTGAGCATGTCCCTGCGTCACGAACTCGCCGACGCCTTCCACGCGCTGGCCGGCGACGACACGGTGAAGGCAGTGGTTCTCACCGGATCCGACCGCGACTTCGCGGCCGGGGCCGACATCCGCAGCATGATGGGTGTCGGAGCCGTCGAGATGTACCAGCGGCACACCGAACGTCTGTGGGCCGCGATCGGAGACTTCCCCCGCCCAGTGATCGCCGCGATCCGTGGCAACGCCCTGGGTGGAGGACTGGAACTCGCGATGAACGCCGACATCATCATCGCGGGGGAATCGGCGAACCTCGGACAACCCGAGGTTCGGTTGGGCATCATGCCCGGCGCCGGCGGAACACAGCGCCTTATCCGCGCCGTCGGCAAGTTTCAGGCAATGCGCCTCTGTCTCACCGGTGAGACCATCACCGCGGCCGAGGCACTCACCTGGGGACTGGTCTCATCCGTGGTCCCCGACGACGAAGTACTGACCGAGGCCACGCGGATGGCGAAGAAGATCGCCCACCTGCCCACGGTCGCGGTCGAACACATCAAGGAAGCCCTGCTGCTCGGTGAGGACGCTCCCCTCAGCACGGCGCTCGCCCTGGAACGGAAGTCCCTCCAGGTGTTGTTCTCCTCGGAGGACAAGGAAGAGGGAATGGCGGCATTTGTGGAACGCCGTCGCCCCGAATTCCACGGTCGATAG
- a CDS encoding enoyl-CoA hydratase/isomerase family protein, producing the protein MSRYDKYEHLLIEFVEDRILQVTMHSPGRLNAAHAGMHRELANIWMDVDEDPDVDVAILTGSNGVFSAGGDLDLVKEMSEDFHVLTRVWKEARDLVYNVINCSKPVVSAMEGPAVGAGLAAGLLADVSIAAKDAKIIDGHTRLGVAAGDHAAIVWPLLCGMAKAKYHLLLCEKVTGEEAERMGLVSLTVDADEVQDKARSVARKLRDGSPTAIRWTKYALNNWLRMAGPTFDTSLALEFLGFTGPDIHEGRQAVVEKRRPQFRQDDQKPEQA; encoded by the coding sequence ATGAGCCGATACGACAAGTACGAACACCTCCTCATCGAGTTCGTCGAGGACCGCATCCTCCAGGTGACGATGCACAGCCCCGGCCGACTGAACGCCGCGCACGCCGGAATGCACCGGGAACTCGCCAACATCTGGATGGACGTCGACGAGGACCCCGACGTGGACGTCGCGATCCTCACCGGATCCAACGGAGTCTTCTCCGCCGGCGGTGACCTCGACCTGGTGAAGGAGATGTCCGAGGACTTCCACGTGCTCACCCGCGTGTGGAAGGAAGCTCGGGACCTCGTCTACAACGTCATCAACTGCTCCAAACCGGTCGTCTCGGCGATGGAGGGTCCCGCCGTGGGCGCGGGCCTCGCTGCCGGCCTCCTGGCCGACGTGTCCATCGCCGCCAAGGACGCCAAGATCATCGACGGGCACACCCGACTGGGCGTCGCCGCGGGAGACCACGCCGCCATCGTGTGGCCGCTGCTGTGCGGTATGGCGAAGGCCAAGTACCACCTGCTGCTGTGCGAGAAGGTCACCGGTGAGGAGGCGGAACGCATGGGGCTGGTGAGCCTCACCGTCGACGCCGACGAGGTCCAGGACAAGGCACGCTCCGTCGCCCGCAAACTGCGTGACGGCTCGCCCACCGCGATCCGTTGGACCAAGTACGCCCTGAACAACTGGCTGCGCATGGCCGGGCCGACCTTCGACACCTCGTTGGCGTTGGAGTTCCTCGGCTTCACCGGCCCCGACATCCACGAAGGACGTCAGGCCGTCGTCGAGAAGCGCCGCCCCCAGTTCCGTCAGGACGACCAGAAGCCGGAGCAGGCATGA
- a CDS encoding 3-hydroxyacyl-CoA dehydrogenase — protein sequence MTVGVVGAGAMGSGIARLAAGSGRDVVLYDARDGAAQQAVAKIGASLARQVEKNKTTQDAADALLARITVAPSLESFAPCDLVIEAVIEDPAVKQTVFGELEGIVGADCVLATNTSSLSIGSVFRTLATAERSIGLHFFNPAHVMKLVEIIPGPRTNDATRERARAFVEGLNRTGIEVTDTPGFLVNLAGRAYTTEALLIAQEGTATVDQIDRVMTQLGFPLGPFQLMDLTGVDVNYPVTQNIFEHNFGDPMLRSSWVHRYMYETGQLGQKTGRGFHTYDNGKAVPPEHAPEPVGTAPARVILAPGESDGVAEFCAAFDIAHTTTDDGTSPILVAPFGEDCTEVATRLGADPTRVLAVDLAFDWRARVTLMAPPGADADTVYGLATQIRATTPVEVIRDGAGFVAQRIIAAVVNLGCEIAQRGIATPTDIDLGVELGLRYPAGPLALAEKYGPTTIDRILDALHRVLRDDRYRTSQWLRRRARSGQSIHQPDFQR from the coding sequence GTGACGGTCGGAGTCGTTGGTGCAGGGGCCATGGGTTCGGGAATCGCTCGCCTGGCCGCTGGTTCCGGACGGGACGTCGTCCTCTACGACGCGCGGGACGGAGCCGCCCAGCAGGCGGTGGCGAAGATCGGCGCGAGCCTGGCCCGTCAGGTCGAGAAGAACAAGACGACCCAGGACGCGGCCGACGCGCTTCTCGCCCGGATCACCGTCGCGCCCTCACTTGAGTCCTTCGCCCCGTGCGACCTGGTGATCGAGGCCGTCATCGAGGACCCCGCCGTCAAGCAGACGGTGTTCGGTGAGCTCGAGGGAATCGTCGGCGCGGACTGCGTGCTGGCCACCAACACCTCCTCACTGTCCATCGGCTCCGTGTTCCGCACCCTCGCGACGGCCGAACGCTCCATCGGACTGCACTTCTTCAACCCCGCGCACGTCATGAAGCTGGTGGAGATCATCCCCGGCCCGCGCACCAACGACGCCACCCGCGAACGCGCCCGCGCCTTCGTGGAGGGCCTCAACCGCACCGGCATCGAGGTCACCGACACCCCCGGCTTCCTCGTCAACCTCGCCGGCCGGGCCTACACCACCGAGGCCCTGCTGATCGCCCAGGAAGGCACGGCCACGGTCGACCAGATCGACCGCGTCATGACCCAGCTCGGCTTCCCGCTGGGCCCGTTCCAGCTCATGGACCTCACCGGCGTCGACGTCAACTACCCGGTGACCCAGAACATCTTCGAGCACAACTTCGGCGACCCCATGCTGCGCTCCAGTTGGGTGCACCGCTACATGTACGAGACCGGGCAGCTCGGCCAGAAGACCGGCCGCGGTTTCCACACCTACGACAACGGCAAGGCCGTCCCCCCAGAGCACGCCCCCGAACCGGTCGGCACCGCGCCCGCGCGGGTCATCCTCGCCCCGGGTGAGAGCGACGGGGTCGCGGAGTTCTGCGCGGCGTTCGACATCGCCCACACCACGACCGACGACGGAACCTCCCCCATCCTCGTCGCCCCGTTCGGCGAGGACTGCACCGAGGTCGCCACGCGACTCGGTGCCGACCCCACGCGCGTCCTCGCCGTCGACCTCGCCTTCGACTGGCGCGCCCGCGTCACGCTCATGGCACCTCCCGGAGCCGACGCCGACACGGTGTACGGCCTCGCGACCCAGATCCGCGCCACCACGCCCGTGGAGGTGATCCGCGACGGTGCCGGTTTCGTCGCCCAGCGGATCATCGCCGCGGTCGTGAACCTGGGCTGTGAGATCGCTCAGCGCGGCATCGCCACCCCCACCGACATCGATCTGGGAGTGGAGCTGGGGTTGCGCTACCCCGCGGGGCCGCTCGCCCTCGCCGAGAAGTACGGGCCCACCACCATCGACCGAATTCTGGACGCCCTGCACCGCGTCCTCCGTGACGACCGGTACCGCACCAGTCAGTGGCTGCGCCGCCGAGCACGGAGCGGACAGAGCATCCACCAGCCCGACTTCCAGCGCTGA
- a CDS encoding FkbM family methyltransferase, with product MTTFRKNLLRLLPALGLNVTPLGSGSAMISRHDKDRASSVADGLWVIRRGTSRVSARSPAHAAAIAAEGVKGGRCKAVELSPGAHLLVDPVAARERTHRVQKTAADYFGSEHIGAMLDFYEVNCVVDVGAHVGQFARRLRATGYTGRIVSFEPVPHNVEKLRKRAKKDPNWWVYQCALGDTEETTPMHVVHGSMSSLLGPSEYGSNRYKRFREISMEDVPVRRLDGMLDEVTEGIENPRPYLKMDTQGYDLHVFEGAGERIKEFVGMQSEVALLQIYADMPRMHEAVSTFEAAGFEITGMFPVTREIETGRILEFDCVLFRASAVPDHSA from the coding sequence ATGACTACTTTCCGTAAGAATCTGTTGCGTCTGCTTCCCGCCCTCGGCCTGAACGTGACCCCGCTCGGCAGCGGGTCCGCCATGATCAGTCGGCATGACAAGGACCGCGCCTCGTCGGTCGCCGACGGGCTGTGGGTGATCCGGCGCGGAACCTCACGCGTGTCCGCGCGCTCGCCCGCGCACGCCGCCGCCATCGCGGCGGAAGGTGTCAAGGGCGGCCGATGCAAGGCGGTCGAGCTCTCCCCCGGCGCGCACCTCCTCGTCGACCCCGTCGCCGCCCGCGAACGGACACACCGCGTGCAGAAGACGGCCGCCGACTACTTCGGCAGCGAGCACATCGGCGCCATGTTGGACTTCTACGAGGTCAACTGCGTCGTCGACGTGGGGGCGCACGTCGGACAGTTCGCCCGCCGGCTGCGCGCGACCGGCTACACGGGTCGCATCGTGTCGTTCGAACCCGTCCCGCACAACGTGGAGAAGCTGCGCAAGCGGGCCAAGAAGGACCCGAACTGGTGGGTCTACCAGTGCGCGCTGGGCGACACCGAGGAGACCACACCCATGCACGTGGTCCACGGCTCCATGAGCTCCTTGCTCGGTCCGAGCGAGTACGGCTCTAACCGGTACAAGCGGTTCCGGGAGATCTCGATGGAGGACGTCCCGGTCCGGCGCCTGGACGGAATGCTGGACGAGGTCACCGAGGGGATCGAGAATCCACGGCCCTACCTCAAGATGGACACGCAAGGCTATGACCTGCACGTGTTCGAGGGAGCGGGCGAAAGGATCAAGGAATTCGTCGGGATGCAGTCCGAGGTCGCCCTCCTGCAGATCTACGCCGACATGCCGCGTATGCACGAGGCGGTGTCGACCTTCGAGGCCGCGGGTTTCGAGATCACCGGCATGTTCCCCGTGACCAGGGAAATCGAGACCGGCCGGATCCTCGAGTTCGACTGTGTCCTCTTCCGCGCCTCCGCCGTTCCCGACCACTCCGCGTAA